In Bacteriovorax sp. Seq25_V, a genomic segment contains:
- a CDS encoding peptidylprolyl isomerase, whose product METISDNKIIEIHFTLTDDNGETLDSSTGEGPLAYLHGAENIVPGLEKVLLGKKVGDKFNASIPPEEAYGILQEDLLQTLPKSEFGDDADKIQVGDEFEVETEDGQIVIVTAVEVNDDHVLVDGNHPLAGETLHFDIEVISVREASEEELEHGHPIIESGGCGCS is encoded by the coding sequence ATGGAAACAATATCTGATAATAAAATAATAGAGATTCATTTTACCCTTACGGATGATAATGGTGAGACACTTGACTCATCAACTGGAGAAGGGCCTTTAGCATATCTTCACGGAGCAGAGAATATTGTTCCGGGGTTAGAGAAAGTACTTCTTGGGAAAAAAGTAGGGGATAAATTCAATGCTTCTATCCCCCCAGAAGAGGCTTACGGTATCCTTCAAGAAGATCTTTTACAAACTCTTCCAAAGTCAGAGTTTGGTGATGATGCAGATAAAATTCAAGTTGGAGATGAGTTCGAAGTAGAAACAGAAGATGGACAGATCGTCATTGTAACTGCTGTTGAAGTTAATGATGACCATGTTCTTGTTGATGGTAATCATCCTCTTGCAGGAGAGACACTTCATTTTGATATTGAAGTAATTAGTGTAAGAGAAGCAAGTGAGGAAGAGCTAGAGCATGGACACCCTATTATAGAGAGCGGTGGTTGTGGTTGTAGTTAA
- the queG gene encoding tRNA epoxyqueuosine(34) reductase QueG: MKLSILILKMKELVSILENSNARKWGLVTDPEALSFKNFHEWVERGDHGVLSYLEGERKDLRENISNYFPEFKSALVFAFDYSVSAKMTKDFYQTGESNGYKIANYVLGFEGEDYHYYLRRSLEAIANKIKEIFPEVNIMHSLDTQPVLERDLAQKAGLGWFGKNSMMIDREIGSYFIIGSLFLDVDLSTHGLQVPLIDTDHCGNCRKCIEACPTDAINAETRTITANKCISTFTIEIFKEAQAPEGMEKGNGEIFGCDICQDVCPWNKKALGKLNYTSDDFQSFKSKNSYAFENFLTPSLSSMIQGLESVSNREYRRQLKGTPLERTGRVGMLKNLKFYKKN; the protein is encoded by the coding sequence TTGAAATTATCGATATTAATTCTTAAAATGAAAGAGCTTGTCTCAATTCTAGAAAATTCTAATGCGAGAAAGTGGGGCCTGGTAACAGACCCCGAGGCCCTTTCATTCAAAAATTTTCATGAATGGGTAGAGCGAGGGGACCACGGAGTTCTAAGCTATCTTGAAGGTGAGAGAAAAGATCTTAGAGAGAATATTAGCAATTACTTTCCAGAGTTTAAATCTGCATTGGTTTTTGCTTTTGATTACTCAGTATCTGCGAAAATGACAAAAGACTTCTATCAAACAGGAGAGAGTAACGGTTACAAAATTGCTAATTATGTCCTAGGATTTGAAGGTGAAGATTATCACTACTATCTTAGACGCTCTCTCGAAGCGATCGCTAACAAGATCAAAGAAATATTCCCGGAAGTGAATATTATGCACTCCCTCGATACACAGCCAGTCCTTGAGCGTGACCTCGCACAAAAAGCCGGTTTAGGATGGTTTGGAAAAAATTCAATGATGATTGATAGAGAGATTGGAAGCTATTTTATTATTGGATCGCTCTTTCTTGATGTGGATTTATCAACTCATGGTTTGCAAGTACCACTTATTGATACTGATCATTGTGGAAATTGTAGAAAGTGTATTGAAGCTTGTCCTACTGATGCTATCAATGCTGAGACGAGAACAATTACAGCGAATAAGTGTATTAGTACTTTTACTATAGAAATTTTTAAAGAAGCTCAAGCGCCAGAAGGGATGGAGAAAGGAAACGGTGAAATTTTTGGCTGTGATATCTGCCAGGATGTTTGTCCTTGGAATAAAAAAGCCCTTGGGAAGCTTAATTATACAAGTGATGATTTTCAAAGTTTCAAATCAAAAAACTCTTATGCATTTGAAAATTTTCTAACTCCAAGTCTTTCATCAATGATTCAAGGTCTTGAAAGTGTATCTAATCGTGAGTATCGCCGCCAGCTCAAGGGAACACCACTTGAGAGAACGGGGAGAGTGGGGATGCTTAAGAATTTAAAGTTTTACAAGAAAAACTGA
- the pyk gene encoding pyruvate kinase: protein MSFRRAKIVATLGPSSNTKEMIEKLILAGLNVARVNMSHGTHEGHAELIKNIRTASKSCRREVAILVDLQGPKIRTDKLPKNLILKDGETWVIGQSAHKEKYPEYADNYIPTIYDKLVDDCFDGARILFDDGKLVARAISRDRDVYKIEVLVGGELKSNKGINLPDCEVSAPAFTEKDREDLEFALTQDIDYVALSFVRRKQDILEVKSLLHKLKVNIPIISKIEKPQAIDNLDEILDVTDVIMVARGDMGVEVGNHLVPSIQKKIIEKCNARMKPVITATQMLESMTDNPTPTRAEASDVANAIWDGTDAVMLSGESASGKYPVEAVKMMSDIIIEAEKTPKERPLLRNIDLSSINSSIMVAASMVAEKVNARRILALTEGGNSCLKVSMFRPSIPVAGITSSLRTARKICLYWGVYPFIVESTNEDTPGYQRFILEEAKKRLSLFNGDKVVITRGDGKIFSRGSSNSVKVEIIKDAPKIEGSSDTLEEGSDKKKRILLDLSVCATCQNCISICPHGIWVADPKTHETHIAQEKVADCTMDLECVRTCPTGAIEIIDINS, encoded by the coding sequence ATGTCTTTTAGACGAGCAAAGATCGTTGCCACACTAGGTCCTTCTTCTAACACTAAAGAAATGATTGAAAAGTTAATTCTTGCAGGATTAAACGTTGCAAGAGTGAATATGAGTCATGGTACTCACGAAGGGCATGCTGAACTTATCAAGAACATTAGAACAGCATCGAAGAGTTGTCGTCGTGAAGTTGCTATCCTTGTAGATCTCCAGGGTCCAAAAATTAGAACAGATAAGCTACCAAAAAACTTAATCCTGAAAGATGGAGAAACTTGGGTCATAGGTCAGTCTGCACATAAAGAAAAATATCCTGAATATGCAGATAACTATATCCCAACAATCTATGACAAACTTGTTGATGATTGTTTTGATGGAGCAAGGATTCTATTTGATGATGGAAAGCTTGTAGCAAGAGCGATTTCAAGAGATCGCGATGTATATAAAATCGAAGTACTTGTTGGTGGCGAGTTAAAGTCTAATAAGGGGATTAACCTTCCTGACTGTGAAGTTTCTGCTCCTGCATTCACTGAGAAAGATAGAGAAGATCTTGAGTTTGCCTTGACTCAAGATATAGATTACGTTGCACTTTCATTCGTTCGACGTAAGCAAGATATTCTAGAAGTAAAATCACTTCTTCATAAACTAAAAGTAAATATCCCAATCATCTCTAAAATAGAGAAACCACAGGCCATTGATAATCTCGATGAGATTCTGGATGTGACTGATGTCATCATGGTTGCTCGAGGGGATATGGGAGTTGAGGTAGGAAACCACCTTGTTCCTTCAATTCAAAAGAAGATTATTGAGAAGTGTAATGCTCGTATGAAGCCAGTTATTACAGCAACTCAGATGCTTGAGAGTATGACAGATAATCCAACACCAACAAGAGCGGAAGCCTCTGACGTTGCTAACGCAATTTGGGATGGTACAGATGCTGTAATGCTTTCTGGTGAATCTGCTTCAGGAAAATATCCTGTGGAAGCGGTGAAGATGATGAGTGATATCATTATCGAAGCAGAGAAAACTCCAAAAGAAAGACCGCTACTTAGAAATATTGACCTCTCATCGATTAATTCTTCAATTATGGTGGCGGCATCAATGGTTGCAGAAAAGGTTAATGCGAGGAGAATTCTTGCCTTAACGGAAGGTGGAAATTCTTGTTTAAAAGTTTCTATGTTTCGCCCATCAATTCCTGTTGCGGGTATTACTTCCTCTCTAAGAACAGCTCGTAAGATTTGTTTGTATTGGGGTGTGTATCCATTCATTGTAGAGAGTACAAATGAAGATACTCCAGGGTATCAACGCTTTATTCTTGAGGAAGCAAAGAAGCGCTTAAGTCTTTTTAATGGAGATAAAGTTGTTATCACTCGTGGTGATGGAAAAATCTTCTCTCGAGGAAGTTCTAACTCTGTTAAAGTCGAAATTATAAAAGATGCTCCAAAGATTGAAGGCTCATCAGACACACTAGAAGAAGGTAGTGATAAAAAAAAAAGGATTCTCTTAGATCTTAGTGTCTGTGCTACTTGCCAAAATTGCATTTCTATCTGCCCTCATGGAATTTGGGTGGCAGATCCGAAAACCCATGAAACACATATTGCTCAGGAAAAAGTTGCTGATTGTACAATGGACTTAGAGTGCGTTCGAACTTGTCCAACTGGAGCAATTGAAATTATCGATATTAATTCTTAA
- a CDS encoding DUF4269 domain-containing protein — protein sequence MKTLKDDFDKLKYGTKKQRLAYEVLRTSNIYEILAPYSPFLAGTIPLDIDVENSDLDIICEVHDFDKINKALKKSFGSATNFKTYTINVRGIETYLCNFRLNGFEFEIFCQGIPVLNQYAVIHYLVEKRILAIFGSRVKNEIRKYKNLGIKTELAFAKYFNIQGDPYDELAKLQSFSDEKLLNILKEP from the coding sequence ATGAAAACTCTGAAAGACGACTTTGACAAACTCAAGTATGGAACAAAAAAGCAAAGACTTGCTTACGAAGTGCTGAGAACTTCAAATATATATGAAATACTTGCGCCTTACTCTCCATTCCTAGCTGGAACAATCCCACTCGATATCGATGTAGAAAACAGTGACCTTGACATTATCTGCGAGGTACATGACTTCGATAAAATTAATAAAGCTTTAAAAAAATCGTTTGGATCCGCGACAAACTTTAAAACTTATACGATAAATGTAAGGGGAATAGAGACATATTTATGTAATTTTAGACTTAATGGTTTTGAGTTCGAAATTTTTTGTCAAGGCATTCCAGTTTTAAACCAGTATGCCGTTATTCATTATCTTGTTGAGAAAAGGATACTTGCTATTTTTGGCTCTCGGGTAAAAAATGAAATTAGAAAGTATAAAAACTTGGGCATCAAGACAGAACTCGCATTTGCAAAATATTTTAACATCCAAGGTGATCCCTATGACGAACTTGCAAAACTTCAATCTTTTTCTGACGAAAAGCTCTTAAATATTTTAAAAGAGCCTTAA
- a CDS encoding DsbA family protein, with the protein MRNSKVVTIGVVAFATILFACTNKVQSSPTFIFKPAPSKDAIAKVNGKILTEGEVLAGAESDIYEAQKKVFEIKMAKIKSYLLQSFIDTHPGKKGLTNDQFLEKFIAKDAKVTDAEIQAFAKERNIPQLNDDLKKRIEMFLLESKKREAIESWLAGQMEKSPVEVYVEKPQRPVANVKIGDAPWTGGENAKVTIVEFSDFQCPYCSNAVKIIDGLKKKYGNKVKVVFKNFPLPFHSDAAKAAEAGLCAYEQGKDKFWKIHDLMFAEQDKLKVDQLKDKAKRVGLDMKKFEDCLMTSKYAAKVKETISEGEVAGVKSTPTFFVNGQLVNGAQPIEIFSEIIDEELAK; encoded by the coding sequence ATGAGAAATAGTAAAGTCGTTACTATTGGAGTTGTTGCTTTTGCTACGATTCTCTTTGCTTGTACAAATAAAGTTCAGTCATCACCAACATTCATTTTCAAACCAGCACCATCTAAAGATGCAATCGCTAAAGTTAATGGGAAAATATTAACTGAAGGAGAGGTTCTAGCTGGAGCGGAGAGTGATATCTACGAAGCTCAGAAGAAAGTTTTTGAAATTAAAATGGCAAAAATTAAATCATATCTTCTACAAAGCTTTATTGATACTCATCCAGGAAAAAAAGGTTTAACAAATGACCAGTTCCTAGAGAAGTTCATTGCAAAAGATGCAAAAGTTACAGATGCTGAAATTCAAGCTTTCGCAAAAGAAAGAAATATACCACAGCTAAATGATGACCTAAAGAAGAGAATTGAAATGTTTCTGCTTGAAAGTAAAAAGAGAGAAGCAATCGAATCATGGTTAGCTGGACAGATGGAAAAATCACCAGTTGAAGTATATGTTGAAAAGCCGCAGAGGCCAGTTGCTAATGTTAAAATTGGTGATGCTCCGTGGACTGGTGGGGAGAATGCAAAAGTAACTATTGTTGAATTCTCTGATTTCCAGTGTCCTTACTGTTCAAATGCAGTAAAGATCATAGATGGTCTAAAAAAGAAGTATGGAAATAAAGTTAAAGTTGTATTTAAGAACTTTCCGCTTCCATTTCACTCTGATGCAGCAAAAGCGGCGGAAGCAGGTCTTTGTGCATATGAGCAAGGAAAAGATAAGTTTTGGAAAATACATGATCTTATGTTTGCAGAACAAGATAAGCTAAAGGTTGATCAATTAAAAGATAAAGCAAAAAGAGTTGGGCTAGACATGAAAAAATTTGAAGATTGTCTAATGACTTCGAAATATGCGGCAAAAGTTAAAGAAACTATTAGTGAAGGAGAGGTTGCCGGTGTGAAGTCGACTCCAACATTCTTTGTTAATGGACAGTTAGTAAATGGTGCACAACCTATTGAAATTTTCAGCGAAATCATCGATGAAGAGCTAGCAAAATAA
- a CDS encoding ABC transporter ATP-binding protein has translation MVLCLIISSALGAALPLYMSDLSVHYGDKELFLYTLKVLAVIFTVTFLNRSFYNIVINGYVVGLVQFVRSYCYEKWLLSYELQTSRENRTDRYPQGEVLARIMTDTEALRELVTSGTFGIIIDLFFVFASLISFISLNRIGGIGLALVQVLACVLLIWGSKYMAEVFMSVRKARGDLYKTIADVIGGLKDNYYIKNGHYASKRSLGVFEEFLNKILLSNVWDAGYYSLAESLFPIFLAFAVFIIPNAQMTQVGLIFAFVDLIQRSIGPIKDVSSKVANIQRAASGVIRINEFIGDLELERSTELETAEFNFNVDEINVSIDKFTYPTRPNMDAHFHLQDIQFSGRRGELIGIVGLSGSGKSTLLNILCANIIPDQGKISISSEDKESFEFDFHDAQKFIQYRQLIGIVSQDSHIFSESLLFNITMGKDNTSDFDEFWDFVRENISYLKSWGISKDTKLDQNTLSLGQKQLISAIRACYLKKPIVLFDEISSSLDSNLEFALRQMVLLAQKNALTFIVAHRLETIINANTIIVMENGSMVAKGVHQDLAKSSDTYKSFIEKLG, from the coding sequence ATGGTTTTATGTTTAATTATTTCCTCTGCGCTTGGTGCGGCTCTTCCGCTTTATATGAGCGATCTTTCTGTTCATTATGGAGATAAAGAGCTCTTTCTTTATACATTAAAAGTTCTTGCAGTTATCTTTACTGTAACCTTCTTAAATCGAAGTTTTTATAATATCGTTATTAATGGTTATGTTGTTGGCCTTGTTCAATTTGTAAGAAGCTATTGCTATGAAAAATGGCTTCTTTCATATGAGCTTCAAACATCGAGGGAAAATCGAACAGATCGTTACCCACAAGGGGAAGTACTAGCAAGAATAATGACTGATACAGAAGCGCTACGTGAACTTGTGACATCAGGAACTTTTGGAATCATCATTGACCTCTTCTTTGTATTCGCATCTCTAATAAGTTTTATTTCACTCAATAGAATCGGAGGGATTGGGTTAGCTCTAGTTCAAGTACTCGCTTGTGTTCTCCTTATTTGGGGATCAAAGTATATGGCCGAAGTTTTTATGAGTGTTAGGAAGGCCAGAGGGGATCTGTACAAGACAATTGCTGATGTTATCGGAGGTCTCAAAGATAACTACTATATTAAAAATGGTCACTATGCTTCAAAAAGATCTCTTGGTGTATTTGAAGAGTTTCTTAATAAAATCCTTCTCTCAAATGTTTGGGATGCAGGATACTATTCATTAGCAGAATCGTTATTCCCAATCTTTCTGGCATTTGCGGTTTTTATCATTCCTAATGCACAGATGACTCAAGTCGGTCTAATCTTTGCATTTGTTGATCTTATTCAGCGCTCTATTGGACCAATTAAAGATGTTTCTTCTAAAGTCGCAAATATTCAGAGAGCCGCAAGTGGTGTTATTAGAATAAATGAGTTTATCGGAGATCTTGAACTTGAAAGATCGACAGAACTTGAAACGGCAGAGTTTAATTTCAATGTTGATGAGATTAACGTTTCAATTGATAAATTTACTTATCCAACGCGTCCAAATATGGATGCACATTTTCATCTGCAAGATATTCAGTTTTCCGGACGCAGGGGAGAATTGATTGGAATTGTGGGATTGTCAGGATCTGGAAAGTCGACACTACTTAATATTCTGTGCGCAAATATTATTCCTGATCAAGGAAAGATTTCCATATCTTCTGAGGATAAGGAATCTTTTGAATTTGACTTTCATGATGCTCAAAAATTTATTCAATACCGTCAGTTAATTGGTATTGTTTCTCAAGACTCACATATCTTTTCAGAAAGCCTCCTTTTTAACATTACAATGGGCAAGGATAATACTTCTGATTTTGACGAGTTTTGGGACTTTGTCCGTGAAAATATTAGCTATCTTAAATCTTGGGGAATTTCAAAAGATACAAAGCTGGATCAGAACACTTTATCTCTAGGGCAGAAGCAGTTAATCTCTGCTATTAGGGCCTGCTACTTGAAAAAGCCGATTGTCCTCTTTGATGAAATCTCTTCTTCATTAGATTCAAACTTAGAGTTTGCACTAAGGCAAATGGTGCTTCTAGCGCAAAAGAATGCCCTTACATTTATTGTTGCGCATCGTCTCGAAACAATTATCAACGCTAATACTATTATCGTGATGGAGAATGGGAGCATGGTTGCAAAGGGAGTGCATCAAGACCTAGCGAAAAGCTCGGATACCTATAAGAGTTTTATCGAAAAGCTTGGCTAA
- a CDS encoding alpha/beta hydrolase, which yields MENTLRKITLKANNTIVNALAFIPENNAKTDRFAIFTHGYTSHKGSILSWASRMFEEGVACVIFDQPGHFLGSFNDVESFEDFKEDAPLLFLKAYEYLKNIYPTGGSKIVIGGHSLGALTSLIALENEYFKSLDTQCICVGFGLPPSGVTHIFATPFYKSTLLIRGQLVSEKLHPDLVFPWIKERKEELQMVQTRIHFITGEDDAVVGKDGTERLAEFLESQGNLVSVEKPKKLSHHMPELAAAHIKKHLKDQFFL from the coding sequence ATGGAAAACACTCTTAGAAAAATAACACTTAAAGCAAACAATACTATTGTAAATGCTCTCGCATTTATTCCTGAGAACAATGCTAAAACTGACCGTTTCGCGATCTTCACACACGGCTATACTTCACACAAAGGCAGCATCCTTTCTTGGGCTTCTCGCATGTTTGAAGAAGGTGTAGCCTGTGTAATATTCGACCAGCCAGGGCACTTTCTAGGAAGCTTTAACGATGTTGAAAGTTTTGAAGATTTCAAGGAAGACGCTCCTTTACTTTTTCTGAAAGCATACGAGTATCTAAAAAATATTTACCCAACAGGCGGCAGTAAAATTGTTATCGGTGGCCACTCACTTGGTGCCCTAACCTCACTTATTGCGCTTGAAAATGAGTATTTCAAGTCTCTGGATACTCAGTGTATCTGTGTTGGATTTGGACTTCCACCAAGCGGAGTCACTCATATTTTTGCAACACCATTTTATAAATCAACTCTATTGATTCGTGGCCAACTTGTTAGTGAAAAACTTCACCCTGATCTTGTCTTCCCATGGATCAAGGAAAGAAAAGAAGAACTTCAAATGGTTCAAACTCGTATTCACTTCATCACAGGTGAAGATGATGCCGTAGTTGGAAAAGATGGCACAGAAAGGCTTGCTGAGTTTTTAGAATCACAAGGAAATTTAGTATCAGTAGAAAAACCAAAGAAGCTCTCTCACCATATGCCAGAGCTTGCGGCAGCCCATATTAAAAAGCATTTAAAAGATCAGTTTTTCTTGTAA